The following are encoded together in the Onychostoma macrolepis isolate SWU-2019 chromosome 03, ASM1243209v1, whole genome shotgun sequence genome:
- the LOC131537196 gene encoding interferon-inducible GTPase 5-like: protein MENQDTAAVDAIKALGESTLEKATAKAKKTFDQFVNVSLNIAVTGKTGSGKSSFVNALRGLKDEDVGAALTGVTETTMVSTMYEHPGMQNVNIWDLPGIGTPNFKAKKYLKDVKFDTYDFFIILASERFTENDIMLAKEIRKQKKSFYFVRSKIDNDMSSEKKKKGFDKQKVLSIIREDCQKNLKDLGDPKVFLISSYDLEEYDFESLQNTLEDDLPEHKKYALLQAWPVCSAASLEKKIKMFERMIWAASLASAGVAVIPVPGLSAACDVGIVVLFLTRCYYAFGLDDRSLTRLSEKVNKPHLKDLAKSKFVTAIREKALIRLQASAALAAISTVEYLLSLLPGVGSAAAAGISFATTQYLLREGVNDLANTARVIRKEAGLASVH from the coding sequence ATGGAAAATCAAGACACTGCTGCTGTTGATGCAATAAAGGCATTGGGCGAGTCCACTCTGGAAAAGGCTACAGCAAAAgctaaaaaaacatttgaccAGTTTGTTAATGTCTCACTTAACATCGCTGTGACTGGAAAGACAGGATCAGGAAAATCCTCCTTTGTAAATGCACTTAGAGGTCTAAAGGATGAAGATGTTGGAGCAGCACTTACTGGAGTCACAGAAACTACAATGGTGTCCACCATGTATGAACATCCTGGAATGCAAAATGTGAATATCTGGGACCTGCCTGGAATAGGAACCCCAAACTTCAAAGCAAAAAAGTACCTGAAAGATGTCAAGTTTGACACCTATGATTTCTTCATTATCCTTGCCTCAGAGAGGTTCACAGAGAATGACATCATGCTGGCTAAAGAAAtaagaaaacagaagaaaagcTTTTACTTTGTTCGTTCCAAGATTGACAATGACATGTCttcagagaaaaagaaaaaaggatttGATAAGCAGAAGGTTCTTTCCATAATAAGAGAGGATTGTCAGAAAAACCTGAAAGACCTGGGAGACCCCAAAGTTTTCTTGATATCGTCTTATGATTTGGAGGAATATGATTTTGAATCACTTCAAAACACTCTCGAAGATGATCTTCCAGAACACAAGAAGTATGCTCTTCTACAAGCCTGGCCAGTGTGTTCTGCCGCATCTCTTGAGAAGAAGATCAAGATGTTTGAACGGATGATCTGGGCTGCATCTCTTGCCTCTGCTGGTGTAGCAGTTATCCCTGTGCCTGGCCTATCAGCAGCATGTGATGTAGGCATAGTCGTGCTTTTCCTCACAAGGTGCTACTATGCATTTGGTTTGGATGATAGATCACTGACAAGGCTTTCAGAGAAAGTTAACAAGCCCCACCTGAAAGATTTGGCCAAATCTAAATTTGTTACTGCCATCCGAGAAAAAGCACTGATCAGATTGCAAGCGTCTGCTGCGCTCGCTGCCATTTCTACTGTTGAATATTTGTTGAGTCTCCTTCCAGGTGTAGGCAGTGCTGCTGCTGCAGGAATATCCTTCGCTACCACTCAGTACCTCTTGAGAGAAGGAGTAAATGATCTGGCAAATACTGCTCGAGTAATCAGAAAAGAAGCTGGGCTTGCTTCTGTTCATTGA